From a region of the Nocardioides ginsengisegetis genome:
- a CDS encoding LCP family protein, giving the protein MALMLMTLVLPGSAQLVAGNRKVGRTAIRIWFVSAITIVLTLAVGLLWHELLFYLVSNTVLLGLLRFALMLVAIGWAGLFMDAWRIGQPLSLAIQHRRAAVGLNGVLCLSVAGSLLFGAHLVGVQRDFMLTMFGGNHVTDAHDGRFNVLLLGGDSGAGRWGLRPDSMTVASIDAKTGRTVLIALPRNMENFPFRKGTVMDEQFPDGFDADYLNGVSTWAGDNTELFPKSENPGVDATIMAIEGITGLRINYWAMVNLEGFKDLVDAVGGVTLNVRSPIPVGGLGSDVTGYIQPGVRKLNGHDTLWFARARDGSDDYSRMARQKCVMNAMLNQISPQVAVRNFEQIAKASSAMISTDIPASEVDTFMQLALKAKGQKVSTLSLVPPMIVTSQPDIGLIHRKVKEAIARADGTAPAPTKARSHSGDVVTGGSVGSLHDGYAANQSDDLGAAC; this is encoded by the coding sequence ATGGCCCTGATGCTGATGACCCTCGTCCTCCCGGGGTCGGCCCAGCTCGTGGCCGGCAACCGCAAGGTGGGGCGTACGGCGATCCGCATCTGGTTCGTGTCCGCGATCACGATCGTGCTGACGCTCGCCGTCGGACTGCTCTGGCACGAGCTCCTCTTCTACCTCGTCTCGAACACCGTGCTGCTCGGGCTGCTCCGCTTCGCGCTGATGCTCGTCGCGATCGGCTGGGCCGGGCTGTTCATGGACGCCTGGCGGATCGGGCAGCCGCTCAGCCTCGCGATCCAGCACCGCCGTGCGGCCGTCGGCCTCAACGGCGTGCTGTGCCTCTCCGTCGCCGGGTCGCTGCTGTTCGGCGCGCACCTCGTCGGCGTCCAGCGCGACTTCATGCTGACGATGTTCGGCGGCAACCACGTCACCGACGCCCACGACGGCCGCTTCAACGTGCTCCTGCTCGGTGGCGACTCCGGTGCCGGCCGCTGGGGCCTGCGTCCGGACTCGATGACCGTCGCCAGCATCGATGCGAAGACCGGTCGCACCGTCCTCATCGCGCTGCCGCGCAACATGGAGAACTTCCCGTTCCGCAAGGGGACGGTCATGGACGAGCAGTTCCCCGACGGCTTCGACGCCGACTACCTCAACGGCGTCAGCACCTGGGCCGGCGACAACACCGAGCTGTTCCCCAAGTCGGAGAACCCCGGCGTCGACGCCACGATCATGGCCATCGAGGGCATCACCGGCCTGCGCATCAACTACTGGGCCATGGTCAACCTCGAGGGCTTCAAGGACCTTGTCGACGCCGTCGGCGGCGTCACCCTCAACGTCCGCTCGCCGATCCCGGTCGGCGGCCTCGGCTCCGACGTCACCGGCTACATCCAGCCGGGCGTCCGCAAGCTCAACGGCCATGACACCCTCTGGTTCGCCCGGGCCCGCGACGGCTCGGACGACTACTCGCGGATGGCGCGCCAGAAGTGCGTCATGAACGCCATGCTCAACCAGATCAGCCCGCAGGTCGCGGTCCGGAACTTCGAGCAGATCGCCAAGGCGAGCTCCGCGATGATCTCCACCGACATCCCGGCCAGCGAGGTCGACACGTTCATGCAGCTGGCGCTGAAGGCCAAGGGCCAGAAGGTCTCGACCCTGTCGCTGGTGCCCCCGATGATCGTCACCTCCCAGCCGGACATCGGGCTGATCCACCGCAAGGTCAAGGAGGCGATCGCCCGCGCCGACGGCACCGCCCCCGCACCCACGAAGGCTCGCAGCCACTCCGGCGACGTCGTCACCGGCGGCTCGGTCGGCTCCCTCCACGACGGCTACGCCGCCAACCAGTCCGACGACCTCGGCGCCGCCTGCTGA
- a CDS encoding GIY-YIG nuclease family protein — MAAFVYMLRCSDGTYYVGSTRNLEHRVWQHNCTDEGAAYTRKRRPVTLVWSGEFEHVGAAFAFEKQLAGWSRAKKEALIRGDFDVLPFLARRRT; from the coding sequence ATGGCCGCATTCGTCTACATGCTCCGCTGCAGTGACGGGACCTACTACGTGGGCAGCACGCGCAACCTCGAGCACCGGGTGTGGCAGCACAACTGCACGGACGAAGGCGCGGCTTACACTCGCAAACGCCGGCCGGTGACGCTGGTCTGGTCGGGGGAGTTCGAGCACGTGGGCGCGGCCTTCGCCTTCGAGAAGCAGCTGGCCGGCTGGAGTCGGGCGAAGAAGGAAGCCCTCATCCGGGGTGACTTCGACGTGCTGCCGTTCCTTGCACGCCGTCGTACCTAG
- a CDS encoding glycosyltransferase: MTDQPTVRPRIAAVVVTFNRLELLQRLVARLREVPGVDEILVVDNASTDGTGEWLAAQDGVRAHTLTENRGGAGGFHDGLAWAMDVGADLAWLMDDDGLPDADSLGTLLAHRGDFDFWGPVVVDEADPGRLVFPIRLPGGTRVVHRMADVAAAAPDGVIRDVVIPFNGVLVTRDLVDRIGLPREEFFIWGDDHEYRLRAERAGGRIGTIVDARVCHPSVGELGTPMMFGRTTYNHSPSDLKHYCMARNNLLNLRDYRGWPHALMFVAKTVWFYTFTRPRPARLALSARAMYAGLRGDFTGHRRFLR; the protein is encoded by the coding sequence GTGACCGACCAGCCGACCGTGCGCCCGCGCATCGCCGCCGTCGTCGTCACCTTCAACCGGCTCGAGCTGCTCCAGCGGCTGGTCGCGCGGCTGCGCGAGGTGCCGGGGGTCGACGAGATCCTGGTGGTCGACAACGCCTCGACCGACGGCACGGGGGAGTGGCTGGCGGCCCAGGACGGTGTCCGGGCCCACACCCTGACCGAGAACCGCGGCGGCGCCGGCGGCTTCCACGACGGGCTCGCCTGGGCGATGGACGTCGGCGCCGACCTGGCCTGGCTGATGGACGACGACGGGCTCCCCGACGCCGACTCGCTGGGCACCCTGCTGGCCCACCGCGGGGACTTCGACTTCTGGGGCCCGGTCGTGGTCGACGAGGCCGACCCCGGCCGCCTGGTCTTCCCGATCCGGCTCCCGGGCGGCACCCGCGTCGTGCACCGGATGGCCGACGTCGCCGCCGCGGCCCCCGACGGCGTGATCCGGGACGTGGTGATCCCGTTCAACGGCGTGCTGGTCACCCGCGACCTGGTCGACCGGATCGGCCTGCCCCGCGAGGAGTTCTTCATCTGGGGCGACGACCACGAGTACCGCCTCCGCGCCGAGCGCGCCGGCGGTCGGATCGGCACGATCGTCGACGCCCGGGTGTGCCACCCCAGCGTGGGCGAGCTCGGCACGCCGATGATGTTCGGCAGGACGACGTACAACCACAGCCCGAGCGACCTCAAGCACTACTGCATGGCCCGCAACAACCTGCTCAACCTGCGCGACTACCGCGGCTGGCCGCACGCCCTGATGTTCGTCGCCAAGACCGTGTGGTTCTACACCTTCACCCGCCCGCGCCCCGCGCGTCTCGCCCTCAGCGCCCGCGCCATGTACGCCGGCCTCCGCGGCGACTTCACCGGCCACCGGAGGTTCCTGCGGTGA
- a CDS encoding glycosyltransferase, translating to MTPGTPESVAVVIVTFNRADLLVGMLDALAQQTHPPDAVFVIDNASSDHTAQVLGRNDLPLRITTMPENLGGAGGFHLGVQQAYEAGFDRIWLVDDDVVPAPDCLATLMAQDEACLMSVREDTHGHLVEKAATRFDLRNPLAIKPKTGMVETEFGTRAAMPERVEIQNVAFEGFMVRRDVIDTIGFPDPSYFIFYDDVDFAVRARRAGYRIWAVRDAVLVRQLDFDQQHDLAGWKGFYMFRNLFVVHFRYGENLLVRLKPYLIALAVVLLSPVRGGRAEARNVIRAIGSARGMRRVPEPPPHRR from the coding sequence GTGACGCCCGGGACCCCCGAGAGCGTCGCGGTCGTCATCGTCACGTTCAACCGCGCCGACCTGCTGGTCGGGATGCTCGACGCGCTCGCCCAGCAGACGCACCCCCCGGATGCGGTGTTCGTCATCGACAACGCCAGCAGCGACCACACCGCCCAGGTGCTGGGCCGCAACGACCTGCCGCTGCGGATCACCACGATGCCGGAGAACCTCGGCGGCGCCGGCGGCTTCCACCTCGGCGTGCAGCAGGCCTACGAGGCCGGCTTCGACCGGATCTGGCTGGTCGACGACGACGTCGTGCCCGCGCCCGACTGCCTGGCCACGCTGATGGCCCAGGACGAGGCGTGCCTGATGTCGGTCCGCGAGGACACCCACGGACACCTGGTCGAGAAGGCCGCGACCCGCTTCGACCTGCGCAACCCGCTCGCGATCAAGCCCAAGACCGGCATGGTCGAGACGGAGTTCGGCACGCGCGCGGCGATGCCGGAGCGGGTCGAGATCCAGAACGTCGCCTTCGAGGGGTTCATGGTCCGCCGCGACGTGATCGACACGATCGGGTTCCCGGACCCGTCGTACTTCATCTTCTACGACGACGTGGACTTCGCCGTCCGCGCCCGCCGGGCCGGCTACCGGATCTGGGCGGTGCGCGACGCCGTGCTGGTCCGCCAGCTCGACTTCGACCAGCAGCACGACCTGGCCGGGTGGAAGGGGTTCTACATGTTCCGCAACCTCTTCGTCGTGCACTTCCGCTACGGGGAGAACCTCCTCGTGCGCCTCAAGCCCTACCTGATCGCGCTCGCCGTCGTCCTGCTGAGCCCGGTCCGGGGCGGCAGGGCCGAGGCGCGCAATGTGATCCGGGCCATCGGCTCCGCGCGGGGGATGCGTCGCGTGCCCGAGCCCCCGCCCCACCGTCGCTAG
- the glf gene encoding UDP-galactopyranose mutase gives MSDTPDLVVVGSGFFGLTVAERCANELGLKVLILERRHHLGGNAYSEADPETGIEMHVYGAHLFHTSNEKVWEYVNRFTSFTNYQHRVFGQYAGQVYSLPMNLALINTFFGKSHTPDEARALIAEQASEIDTAEATNLEEKAISLIGRPLYEAFIKGYTAKQWQTDPTKLSADIITRLPVRYNFDNRWFNDTYEGLPVDGYTAWLTKMADHPNIEVRLETDFFDVADEFKGKVPIVYTGPVDEYFGNSEGRLSWRTVDLEAEVKEVDDFQGCAVMNYNDQDVPWTRIHEFKHFHPERTYISGKTVIVHEYSRFAEDDDEPYYPINTAEDREKLLKYRELAKAEPMVLFGGRLGTYKYLDMHMAIGSALSMYENKLKPHFADGAALTSGGVDE, from the coding sequence GTGTCCGACACCCCCGACCTCGTCGTCGTCGGTTCCGGCTTCTTCGGCCTCACGGTCGCGGAGCGCTGCGCCAACGAGCTGGGCCTGAAGGTCCTGATCCTCGAGCGCCGCCACCACCTGGGCGGCAACGCCTACAGCGAGGCCGACCCCGAGACCGGCATCGAGATGCACGTCTACGGCGCGCACCTCTTCCACACCTCCAACGAGAAGGTCTGGGAGTACGTCAACAGGTTCACGTCGTTCACCAACTACCAGCACCGGGTCTTCGGCCAGTACGCCGGGCAGGTCTACTCCCTGCCGATGAACCTCGCGCTGATCAACACGTTCTTCGGCAAGAGCCACACGCCCGACGAGGCGCGCGCGCTGATCGCGGAGCAGGCCAGCGAGATCGACACCGCCGAGGCGACCAACCTGGAGGAGAAGGCGATCTCCCTGATCGGTCGCCCCCTCTACGAGGCGTTCATCAAGGGCTACACCGCCAAGCAGTGGCAGACCGACCCCACCAAGCTGAGCGCGGACATCATCACCAGGCTCCCGGTGCGCTACAACTTCGACAACCGGTGGTTCAACGACACCTACGAGGGCCTCCCGGTCGACGGCTACACCGCCTGGCTGACCAAGATGGCCGACCACCCCAACATCGAGGTCCGCCTCGAGACCGACTTCTTCGACGTCGCCGACGAGTTCAAGGGCAAGGTCCCGATCGTCTACACCGGCCCGGTCGACGAGTACTTCGGCAACTCCGAGGGGCGCCTGTCGTGGCGCACCGTCGACCTCGAGGCCGAGGTCAAGGAGGTCGACGACTTCCAGGGCTGCGCGGTGATGAACTACAACGACCAGGACGTGCCCTGGACCCGGATCCACGAGTTCAAGCACTTCCACCCCGAGCGCACCTACATCTCGGGCAAGACCGTCATCGTCCACGAGTACTCCCGGTTCGCCGAGGACGACGACGAGCCCTACTACCCGATCAACACCGCCGAGGACCGCGAGAAGCTGCTGAAGTACCGCGAGCTGGCCAAGGCCGAGCCGATGGTGCTGTTCGGCGGCCGCCTCGGCACCTACAAGTACCTCGACATGCACATGGCGATCGGTTCGGCGCTGTCGATGTACGAGAACAAGCTGAAGCCGCACTTCGCCGACGGCGCGGCCCTGACCAGCGGAGGCGTTGACGAATGA
- a CDS encoding glycosyltransferase, with product MSTRLLQRQILPLDRDYDVLALYVDPEEARLDADKYEVGGNRAAKDLNNAAIRQSTSTGRAIHPDQIESRTAMRVKAGERLSFGTYFNAFPASYWRRWTVVTDVTLTVKLAGRGASVIVYKSMANGRSQRVDSASTGDQASGTFTFELTLKPFVDGGWYWYNVVSGDEDAVVESAEWTAEVPEDRAQHGTVDIAITTMNRPDFCAKLLGQLGEDEVLRPYLDQVLVMEQGTQKVVDSPDFAKAEASLGSTLRIIEQGNLGGSGGYARGQLESVRKGTATYAMMMDDDVVCEPEGVIRAVTFGDLARRPTIVGGHMFSIYSRSRLHSFGEIVQPWRFWWQSPLDTYSDWDFAARNLRSSRWLHKRVDVDFNGWFMCLIPRQVLEEIGLSLPLFLKWDDSEFGLRAKAAGYPTVTFPGAAVWHVPWTDKNDALDWQAYFHHRNRLVAALLHSPYPKGGRMVRESLNHQIAHLVSMQYSTAELRLMAMEDVLAGPEGLHGLLATRLADVNAFRKQFSDARLEADPDAFPAVRREKPPRKGKDGNEIPGRLSTLVSAGLQPLRQLKPPRALSRQHPEAEVRAMDAKWYRLASYDSAIVSMNDGTSAAFYQRDPELFRDLMKRTIAIHDRYRREWPRLAEQYRASLAHITSPEAWDETFRPWTEGKPGADD from the coding sequence ATGAGCACCCGACTCCTGCAGCGACAGATCCTGCCCCTCGACCGTGACTACGACGTCCTCGCGCTGTACGTCGACCCCGAGGAGGCCCGGCTCGACGCCGACAAGTACGAGGTCGGCGGCAACCGCGCCGCCAAGGACCTCAACAACGCGGCGATCCGGCAGTCCACCTCGACCGGCCGGGCGATCCACCCGGACCAGATCGAGTCCCGCACCGCCATGCGCGTCAAGGCGGGGGAGCGGCTCTCGTTCGGCACCTACTTCAACGCGTTCCCCGCGAGCTACTGGCGCCGCTGGACCGTCGTCACCGACGTGACGCTGACGGTCAAGCTCGCCGGCCGCGGCGCGTCGGTGATCGTCTACAAGTCGATGGCCAACGGCCGCTCGCAGCGCGTCGACTCCGCCAGCACCGGAGACCAGGCCTCCGGCACGTTCACCTTCGAGCTGACGCTGAAGCCCTTCGTCGACGGCGGCTGGTACTGGTACAACGTCGTCTCCGGTGACGAGGACGCCGTCGTCGAGTCGGCCGAGTGGACCGCGGAGGTCCCCGAGGACCGCGCCCAGCACGGCACCGTCGACATCGCGATCACGACGATGAACCGCCCCGACTTCTGCGCCAAGCTGCTCGGCCAGCTCGGCGAGGACGAGGTGCTGCGTCCCTACCTCGACCAGGTGCTGGTCATGGAGCAGGGCACCCAGAAGGTCGTCGACTCCCCGGACTTCGCCAAGGCGGAGGCGTCCCTCGGCTCCACCCTGCGGATCATCGAGCAGGGCAACCTCGGCGGCTCGGGCGGCTACGCCCGCGGCCAGCTCGAGTCGGTCCGCAAGGGCACCGCGACCTACGCGATGATGATGGACGACGACGTCGTCTGCGAGCCCGAGGGCGTCATCCGCGCGGTCACCTTCGGCGACCTCGCCCGCCGGCCCACGATCGTGGGCGGTCACATGTTCTCGATCTACTCCCGCTCGCGGCTGCACAGCTTCGGCGAGATCGTCCAGCCGTGGCGCTTCTGGTGGCAGTCGCCGCTGGACACCTACTCCGACTGGGACTTCGCCGCCCGCAACCTGCGCTCGAGCCGCTGGCTGCACAAGCGCGTGGACGTCGACTTCAACGGCTGGTTCATGTGCCTGATCCCGCGCCAGGTGCTGGAGGAGATCGGCCTCTCCCTGCCGCTGTTCCTGAAGTGGGACGACTCGGAGTTCGGCCTGCGCGCCAAGGCTGCCGGCTACCCGACCGTCACGTTCCCCGGTGCCGCCGTGTGGCACGTCCCGTGGACCGACAAGAACGACGCGCTGGACTGGCAGGCCTACTTCCACCACCGCAACCGCCTCGTCGCGGCGCTGCTGCACTCGCCCTACCCCAAGGGCGGCCGGATGGTGCGCGAGAGCCTCAACCACCAGATCGCCCACCTGGTCTCGATGCAGTACTCCACCGCCGAGCTGCGGCTGATGGCGATGGAGGACGTGCTCGCCGGCCCGGAGGGGCTGCACGGGCTGCTCGCCACGCGCCTGGCCGACGTCAACGCCTTCCGCAAGCAGTTCTCCGACGCCCGGCTCGAGGCCGACCCCGACGCCTTCCCGGCCGTGCGCCGCGAGAAGCCCCCGCGCAAGGGCAAGGACGGCAACGAGATCCCGGGCCGCCTGTCCACCCTGGTCAGCGCCGGGCTCCAGCCGCTGCGCCAGCTGAAGCCGCCGCGGGCCCTGTCGCGCCAGCACCCCGAGGCCGAGGTCCGGGCGATGGACGCGAAGTGGTACCGGCTGGCGTCGTACGACTCGGCGATCGTCTCGATGAACGACGGCACCTCCGCGGCGTTCTACCAGCGTGACCCCGAGCTCTTCCGTGACCTGATGAAGCGCACGATCGCGATCCACGACCGCTACCGCCGTGAGTGGCCGCGCCTGGCCGAGCAGTACCGCGCCAGCCTGGCCCACATCACCTCGCCCGAGGCGTGGGACGAGACGTTCCGCCCCTGGACCGAGGGGAAGCCCGGCGCCGATGACTGA
- a CDS encoding ABC transporter permease, giving the protein MTDVAGGHTVRVVDAELGSPSANMGLLSVFQRRYLLRLLVRREVSARYSGSFLGLIWSYINPLSQFFIYWFVMGYLLQLHQSVPHFAVHVFSALIVVHFFIETFNAGTRSIVRNKGLVQKMAMPREMFPVASMLVSLYHVVPQVIILLIVDLLYGWRPDAIGLLAGLMAIFIIMMLGTALALMFSAANVFFRDFASAVNILTNFVRFGVPMIYPFSIVPQRFHGHVEAYLANPIADAVILFQRAFWVGIPSDQGEQIKQASGGPAMPDHLFQHGAYALVLSAVLLVVAQLIFSRLENRIPERL; this is encoded by the coding sequence ATGACTGACGTCGCGGGCGGCCACACCGTGCGGGTGGTCGACGCCGAGCTCGGCTCGCCGTCGGCCAACATGGGCCTGCTCTCGGTGTTCCAGCGCCGCTACCTGCTGCGGTTGCTCGTACGCCGTGAGGTCAGCGCGCGCTACTCCGGCTCGTTCCTCGGCCTGATCTGGTCCTACATCAACCCGCTGAGCCAGTTCTTCATCTACTGGTTCGTGATGGGCTACCTGCTCCAGCTGCACCAGTCGGTGCCGCACTTCGCGGTGCACGTCTTCTCCGCGCTGATCGTCGTGCACTTCTTCATCGAGACGTTCAACGCCGGCACCCGCTCGATCGTGCGCAACAAGGGGCTGGTGCAGAAGATGGCGATGCCCCGGGAGATGTTCCCCGTGGCCTCGATGCTGGTCTCGCTCTACCACGTCGTCCCGCAGGTCATCATCCTGCTGATCGTCGACCTGCTCTACGGCTGGCGGCCGGACGCGATCGGCCTGCTCGCGGGGCTCATGGCGATCTTCATCATCATGATGCTCGGCACCGCGCTGGCCCTGATGTTCAGCGCGGCCAACGTGTTCTTCCGCGACTTCGCGAGCGCGGTCAACATCCTGACCAACTTCGTGCGCTTCGGCGTGCCGATGATCTATCCCTTCTCGATCGTCCCGCAGCGCTTCCACGGGCACGTCGAGGCCTACCTCGCCAACCCGATCGCGGACGCGGTCATCCTCTTCCAGCGGGCCTTCTGGGTCGGCATCCCCAGCGACCAGGGCGAGCAGATCAAGCAGGCCAGCGGGGGACCGGCCATGCCGGACCACCTCTTCCAGCACGGTGCCTACGCGCTGGTGCTGTCGGCGGTGCTCCTGGTCGTGGCCCAGCTGATCTTCTCGCGGCTCGAGAACCGCATCCCGGAGCGCCTCTGA
- a CDS encoding ABC transporter ATP-binding protein: MTYSSDTSIVVDNVTKEFKLRYHRTFKQVTVAMMKGQDVSDTFKALDGVNFEVKQGESIGLMGLNGSGKSTLLKLVQGVMRPDGGQVLTRGRISGLIATGAGFHPQLTGRENVFLNAAILGMSEAETKRKFDDIVEFADIGRFLETPVGNYSSGMFARLGFAVAVHVDSDIFLADEVLAVGDRPFKKKCMEKMQEIRDSGRTLFYVSHATASVRKMCDRVIVLEQGKVGFDGDTDAGIRYLHYDEDDGNEPDQTDEFDADEEVGADI; encoded by the coding sequence ATGACCTACTCCTCCGACACCTCCATCGTCGTCGACAACGTGACGAAGGAGTTCAAGCTCCGCTACCACCGCACCTTCAAGCAGGTGACCGTGGCGATGATGAAGGGCCAGGACGTCTCCGACACGTTCAAGGCGCTCGACGGCGTGAACTTCGAGGTCAAGCAGGGCGAGTCGATCGGCCTGATGGGGCTCAACGGCTCCGGCAAGAGCACCCTGCTCAAGCTCGTCCAGGGCGTCATGCGCCCCGACGGGGGACAGGTGCTCACCCGCGGCCGGATCTCCGGCCTGATCGCCACCGGCGCCGGCTTCCACCCGCAGCTGACCGGTCGCGAGAACGTCTTCCTGAACGCCGCCATCCTCGGCATGTCCGAGGCGGAGACCAAGCGGAAGTTCGACGACATCGTGGAGTTCGCCGACATCGGCCGCTTCCTCGAGACGCCCGTCGGCAACTACAGCTCCGGCATGTTCGCCCGCCTCGGCTTCGCGGTCGCCGTGCACGTCGACTCCGACATCTTCCTGGCCGACGAGGTGCTCGCCGTCGGCGACCGCCCGTTCAAGAAGAAGTGCATGGAGAAGATGCAGGAGATCCGCGACAGCGGTCGCACGCTCTTCTACGTCTCGCACGCCACCGCCTCGGTCCGCAAGATGTGCGACCGTGTGATCGTGCTCGAGCAGGGCAAGGTCGGCTTCGACGGCGACACCGACGCCGGCATCCGCTACCTGCACTACGACGAGGACGACGGCAACGAGCCGGACCAGACCGACGAGTTCGACGCCGACGAAGAGGTCGGCGCGGACATCTGA